Proteins from a genomic interval of Procambarus clarkii isolate CNS0578487 chromosome 45, FALCON_Pclarkii_2.0, whole genome shotgun sequence:
- the LOC123769942 gene encoding LOW QUALITY PROTEIN: centrosomal protein of 83 kDa (The sequence of the model RefSeq protein was modified relative to this genomic sequence to represent the inferred CDS: deleted 1 base in 1 codon), with product MSSTDSSEDHAMADTMPSGSRGTMEADHLLQRSLATYRYENALVKTELSATLERHTREMEELKLKYETQLREAERQRMAAERQLSEVQDAQSEKHRKLQQSNLQLQQKIKVMEEEVEAGVRALDKMVKEKTKAEEELQQHTLSQQTTLQALKGEKNQLRETVDNLRGELDKERTTVQELTTTLNSERHQQQLIKSRLSEVEQQCRVQLTAAQNEVSQLRHIKDQEATAASKRINELMNTVEEEKSVLSRVKERFAAKELELEKRMTEERQSHLSSSHQLAQQNSQLQDQLKVLEATAKSAEEKRDTRESKFRAEVDQMTEKLHGVEKEKAVLEARVASLEGMEGLLRREREDSSSLRQELLQHQAEVQQLKVLNKDLHLNIQQLNNQVSEARSQYSAVKEDAKKEREVGDRLLADLRSSHQEELEQRRARISTLETLLAEKNRKHLEESNQLKQKVRNYGSLIKKLRFKLEIGVVQVEQLEAQRAALQDNVPANVYRHLQSQLRDITRKHYEFAAFIRGLSEFQSTLPEMAELTTCIGAVGQKLSELEVDQLHCLSELESL from the exons ATGAGTAGCACGGACTCCAGCGAGGACCATGCCATGGCTGACACTATGCCTTCAGGAAGCAGGGGCACTATGGAGGCTGATCATTTACTCCAACGATCTCTAGCAACTTACCGATATGAGAATGCTCTCGTTAAGACAGAGTTATCAGCTACGCTAGAGAGGCATACTCGGGAAATGGAAGAACTCAAACTGAAATACGAAACTCAG CTGAGAGAAGCTGAAAGACAAAGAATGGCAGCTGAACGTCAACTGTCTGAAGTACAAGATGCACAAAGTGAGAAGCACAGAAAGTTGCAACAGTCCAACCTTCAGTTACAGCAAAAAATCAAG GTAATGGAGGAGGAGGTAGAAGCTGGTGTTAGAGCACTTGACAAAATGGTGAAGGAGAAGACCAAAGCTGAAGAAGAGTTGCAGCAACATACACTGTCACAACAAACGACACTCCAGGCACTTAAG GGAGAAAAAAACCAACTACGGGAAACTGTGGATAACTTGCGTGGGGAGTTGGACAAAGAGAGAACTACAGTTCAAGAGTTGACTACAACCCTTAATTCTGAAAGGCATCAGCAACAGCTTATTAAG AGTCGCTTATCTGAAGTAGAGCAACAATGCCGAGTACAGCTAACGGCTGCTCAGAATGAAGTCTCTCAGCTTCGTCACATTAAAGATCAAGAGGCAACAGCAGCTTCTAAACGTATCAAtg AACTAATGAATACTGTGGAAGAAGAGAAGTCAGTACTTTCCAGGGTCAAAGAGCGATTTGCAGCCAAAGAGTTGGAACTGGAAAAACGTATGACTGAAGAGAGGCAATCACATCTCTCCAGTTCGCACCAACTTGCACAACAGAACTCTCAGCTGCAGGACCAATTAAAG GTGCTTGAGGCTACAGCGAAGAGTGCAGAAGaaaagagagataccagagaatccAAGTTTAGAGCCGAAGTTGATCAAATGACTGAAAAGCTGCATGGTGTAGAGAAAGAGAAGGCGGTACTTGAGGCCAGGGTGGCTTCACTGGAGGGTATGGAAGGGTTACTGCGGCGAGAGAGAGAAGACTCCTCCTCTCTCCGTCAGGAACTTCTTCAGCACCAGGCTGAAGTTCAGCAACTCAAGGTTCTCAACAAGGATCTTCATCTTAATATTCAACAGCTTAACAACCA GGTTAGTGAAGCAAGAAGTCAGTACAGTGCAGTGAAGGAGGATGCTAAAAAAGAAAGAGAAGTTGGAGATCGGCTTCTGGCAGATCTGCGTTCTTCTCATCAAGAGGAACTTGAGCAGCGGCGTGCCAGGATCTCAACTTTAGAGACTCTACTTGCTGAAAAGAACAGAAAGCACTTAGAGGAGTCTAATCAACTGAAACAG AAAGTTCGTAATTATGGAAGCTTGATTAAGAAGTTGAGGTTTAAGCTGGAAATTGGC GTAGTCCAGGTTGAGCAGCTGGAGGCCCAACGTGCAGCTCTCCAAGATAACGTTCCTGCAAATGTTTACAGGCATCTCCAAAGCCAATTACGAGACATAACTAGGAAGCACTACGAGTTTGCAGCATTTATACGGGGACTAAGTGAATTTCAATCAACATTACCAGAG ATGGCAGAGCTGACAACATGTATAGGAGCCGTGGGCCAGAAACTGAGCGAGCTTGAAGTGGATCAGTTACATTGTCTATCAGAACTTGAGTCTTTATAG